A window of the Phaseolus vulgaris cultivar G19833 chromosome 5, P. vulgaris v2.0, whole genome shotgun sequence genome harbors these coding sequences:
- the LOC137835676 gene encoding uncharacterized protein, with amino-acid sequence MAEDRTEVSDYSSEDEGTEDYRRGGYHAVRIGDTFKNGWYVVQSKLGWGHFSTVWLAWDTNKSRYVALKIQKSAQHYTEAAMDEIKILKQIADGDPDDKKCVVKLLDHFKHSGPNGQHVCMVFEFLGDNLLTLIKYSDYRGIPIPMVKEICFHILVGLDYLHRELSVIHTDLKPENVLLLSPIDPSKDPRKSGVPLILPNTKDKTVTKNGTTIASKSVNGDLTKNQKKKLRKKAKKAAQGCVGREHAEEAEEDSKAPDEQDDCSNDVKPSVESGDNKPNSPLSKDESTKTSENKDVPQGSHGQRRGSRTTRKKLLESVNLKCKLVDFGNACWTYKQFTNDIQTRQYRCPEVLLGSKYSTPADLWSFACICFELASGDVLFDPHSGDNYDRDEDHLALMMELLGMMPRKIALGGRYSRDFFNRYGDLRHIRRLRFWPLNKVMMEKYDFSEEDASSMADFLLPLLDFVPEKRPTAAVCLQHPWFSAGPRTLEPSVANVQHAGIDEEISEKMQREKAGHEAVEVGMGNMAIDGNSKQL; translated from the exons ATGGCGGAGGACCGGACTGAGGTGAGTGATTACAGTTCGGAGGACGAAGGAACTGAAGATTACAGGCGCGGAGGGTACCATGCGGTTCGGATTGGTGACACTTTCAAGAATGGGTGGTATGTGGTGCAGAGCAAGCTTGGTTGGGGTCATTTTTCCACTGTGTGGCTCGCTTGGGACACTAACAAATCG CGATATGTTGccttaaaaattcaaaagagTGCTCAGCATTACACTGAAGCGGCAATGGACGAGATAAAGATTCTCAAACAAATTGCTGATGGGGATCCAGATGACAAAAAATGCGTTGTAAAGCTTTTGGATCACTTTAAGCACTCAGGACCTAATGGCCAGCATGTTTGCATGGTTTTTGAATTCCTTGGTGATAATCTTCTCACCCTTATCAAGTATAGTGATTACCGAGGTATTCCCATTCCTATGGTCAAGGAAATTTGTTTCCATATTTTGGTGGGTTTGGATTACTTGCACCGTGAGCTTTCTGTAATACACACTGATTTGAAGCCTGAGAATGTCCTGCTTCTGTCTCCCATAGATCCATCTAAGGATCCTAGAAAATCAGGTGTTCCACTTATCCTTCCAAACACGAAGGATAAGACTGTCACAAAAAATGGGACAACAATAGCCAGTAAGAGTGTGAATGGAGATCTGACCAAGAACCAGAAAAAGAAATTGCGAAAAAAGGCTAAAAAGGCAGCCCAGGGCTGTGTTGGAAGGGAACATGCCGAGGAAGCTGAGGAGGATTCCAAAGCACCCGATGAGCAAGATGATTGTAGTAATGATGTGAAACCAAGTGTAGAATCTGGTGACAATAAACCTAATAGTCCTCTTAGTAAAGATGAATCCACAAAGACTTCTGAAAATAAGGATGTTCCTCAAGGAAGTCATGGTCAGAGAAGAGGTAGCCGCACTACAAGAAAGAAGTTGCTTGAATCTGTCAATCTTAAGTGCAAGCTGGTTGATTTTGGTAACGCTTGTTGGACCTATAAGCAATTCACAAATGATATTCAGACAAGGCAGTACAGGTGTCCTGAAGTTCTTCTTGGATCTAAGTACTCAACTCCAGCAGACCTATGGTCCTTTGCTTGCATTTGCTTTGAGCTTGCCTCTGGCGATGTTCTTTTTGATCCTCATAGTGGTGACAACTATGATAGGGATGAG GATCATCTAGCGTTGATGATGGAGCTTCTTGGGATGATGCCTCGCAAG ATTGCACTTGGTGGGCGCTATTCCCGAGATTTTTTCAATAGATATGGCGATTTGAGACACATCCGTCGATTGCGTTTCTGGCCTCTTAATAAGGTGATGATGGAGAAGTATGATTTCAGTGAAGAAGATGCAAGTAGCATGGCTGACTTCCTTCTTCCATTACTTGATTTTGTCCCTGAAAAGAGGCCAACTGCTGCAGTCTGCCTTCAGCATCCATGGTTCAGTGCTGGTCCCCGGACTCTTGAGCCCTCAGTGGCTAATGTGCAGCATGCTGGAATTGATGAGGAAATATCTGAAAAGATGCAGAGGGAAAAAGCTGGGCATGAGGCTGTGGAAGTTGGTATGGGGAATATGGCCATAGATGGAAATTCAAAGCAACTCTAA